The Poecilia reticulata strain Guanapo unplaced genomic scaffold, Guppy_female_1.0+MT scaffold_329, whole genome shotgun sequence genomic sequence TCCACAGAGATCCAGCTGGATGGAGACTCTCCCTGATCGCTGATGCTGCATTTATAAAAGCCTTCATCAGATCTCTTCACTGTTTTAAGAGTAAAGTTTCCCGATGCTCCATGACCAATGAMGACTTTATCTTTATAGAAAGCAGCTGGGAGGTTGTGGGCTGGACTCtttgctctgcagctcagagtgacGTCATCTCCCTCCATCACAGGGAGGACAGGACTCTGCAGGATCACTGATCCAYctcaacacagagacaaactacaGCATTTCATCCATTTCCACACAGCAACACTAACTCCACAGTCTGATCTTACCAGAGACAGAGagctggatgctgctgctgctgctgggggagGATCCAGATGTGGACTCACACCAGTACACACCTGAGTCTGAAGGGTACAAGTAGCTGATGCTGCAGGTAGAAGCAATGGATCTTCCAAATCCATCTCCACACTGAGTCCTggtctctctgtctgtgtttctCCTCACAGTCCATCCATCAGAGATGTTTCCATCCTCACAGGTCAGAGTCATTGATTCTCCTTCAAAGAACTGAGATCTGCTGGGACTCAcagtcagagcagctggagagaCTGAAGAGATTCAATTATCATGATTTCAGttgttaataataattaacatCATATGCAATAATTATCCAAATTaacagttttcataaaattctTGGACATAAccttgaattattttaatgtaacagAAGCTCACCAATCTGGATCTGCAGAGCAGCTCAGCAAGAAGATCAGAActagagaataaataaaaatccatatttattcattataatctgaaaaaaacattgaaaacaatgTGCTCTGAAACTGTGTAACTCAgacttcatatttatttttaatatttctgcttttatattaagatgttatttataaagaaaaaataaaaagtttgatcACTTTTTTTCATACAGCGCTGATTCACAACCATCCTCTCCTGTCACTTTATTAGACAACAGATCCATTTACACACAGAAACCTCCAGTCCCACAGTGATTCTATCACCAGATCCTATTAAATCCCATCCAGTAAAATGTCTCCAGTGTCTCAGACAGAGAGAAATGCTGATCCAGCAGAAAGAGACTAAAACTTTACTTACAGRTCAGACAGTGAGATGTTCCTTCCATTGTTCTTCTCAGTGACCTGACGATGTTTGGCTGAAGCTGAGAACGGCTCACTGAGCCGCCTacttcctgctgctggtccgtctgctgcagagagagaggaggtgCTGAAAGAAGGGGCAGAGAGAAGAGGGGCTGTTAATCAGGGATGTATAATAGATAACATATGTTCAAAGTATTTTGATGAACTTGGAGTGAATGTATTACCGTTTTTATGCAggaacaagaagaaaatgtgtcaaaatgtcagaataattattaaattaaaactctgGATGAATCTGGACAAAGTGAACATGGAGGAACTTCAGctgagagaaagaggaagatgatggaGAAGATTCATGGAtttgatgaagaaaatgaagaaggCTGGTGATGTAGAAGAGAGATAGGCGCCCCCTACTGGttgtaaatgaaagaaaatgatttttaatgtttaataataatattaaccNNNNNNNNNNNNNNNNNNNNNNNNNNNNNNNNNNNNNNNNNNNNNNNNNNNNNNNNNNNNNNNNNNNNNNNNNNNNNNNNNNNNNNNNNNNNNNNNNNNNNNNNNNNNNNNNNNNNNNNNNNNNNNNNNNNNNNNNNNNNNNNNNNNNNNNNNNNNNNNNNNNNNNNNNNNNNNNNNNNNNNNNNNNNNNNNNNNNNNNNNNNNNNNNNNNNNNNNNNNNNNNNNNNNNNNNNNNNNNNNNNNNNNNNNNNNNNNNNNNNNNNNNNNNNNNNNNNNNNNNNNNNNNNNNNNNNNNNNNNNNNNNNNNNNNNNNNNNNNNNNNNNNNNNNNNNNNNNNNNNNNNNNNNNNNNNNNNNNNNNNNNNNNNNNNNNNNNNNNNNNNNNNNNNNNNNNNNNNNNNNNNNNNNNNNNNNNNNNNNNNNNNNNNNNNNNNNNNNNNNNNNNNNNNNNNNNNNNNNNNNNNNNNNNNNNNNNNNNNNNNNNNNNNNNNNNNNNNNNNNNNNNNNNNNNNNNNNNNNNNNNNNNNNNNNNNNNNNNNNNNNNNNNNNNNNNNNNNNNNNNNNNNNNNNNNNNNNNNNNNNNNNNNNNNNNNNNNNNNNNNNNNNNNNNNNNNNNNNNNNNNNNNNNNNNNNNNNNNNNNNNNNNNNNNNNNNNNNNNNNNNNNNNNNNNNNNNNNNNNNNNNNNNNNNNNNNNNNNNNNNNNNNNNNNNNNNNNNNNNNNNNNNNNNNNNNNNNNNNNNNNNNNNNNNNNNNNNNNNNNNNNNNNNNNNNNNNNNNNNNNNNNNNNNNNNNNNNNNNNNNNNNNNNNNNNNNNNNNNNNNNNNNNNNNNNNNNNNNNNNNNNNNNNNNNNNNNNNNNNNNNNNNNNNNNNNNNNNNNNNNNNNNNNNNNNNNNNNNNNNNNNNNNNNNNNNNNNNNNNNNNNNNNNNNNNNNNNNNNNNNNNNNNNNNNNNNNNNNNNNNNNNNNNNNNNNNNNNNNNNNNNNNNNNNNNNNNNNNNNNNNNNNNNNNNNNNNNNNNNNNNNNNNNNNNNNNNNNNNNNNNNNNNNNNNNNNNNNNNNNNNNNNNNNNNNNNNNNNNNNNNNNNNNNNNNNNNNNNNNNNNNNNNNNNNNNNNNNNNNNNNNNNNNNNNNNNNNNNNNNNNNNNNNNNNNNNNNNNNNNNNNNNNNNNNNNNNNNNNNNNNNNNNNNNNNNNNNNNNNNNNNNNNNNNNNNNNNNNNNNNNNNNNNNNNNNNNNNNNNNNNNNNNNNNNNNNNNNNNNNNNNNNNNNNNNNNNNNNNNNNNNNNNNNNNNNNNNNNNNNNNNNNNNNNNNNNNNNNNNNNNNNNNNNNNNNNNNNNNNNNNNNNNNNNNNNNNNNNNNNNNNNNNNNNNNNNNNNNNNNNNNNNNNNNNNNNNNNNNNNNNNNNNNNNNNNNNNNNNNNNNNNNNNNNNNNNNNNNNNNNNNNNNNNNNNNNNNNNNNNNNNNNNNNNNNNNNNNNNNNNNNNNNNNNNNNNNNNNNNNNNNNNNNNNNNNNNNNNNNNNNNNNNNNNNNNNNNNNNNNNNNNNNNNNNNNNNNNNNNNNNNNNNNNNNNNNNNNNNNNNNNNNNNNNNNNNNNNNNNNNNNNNNNNNNNNNNNNNNNNNNNNNNNNNNNNNNNNNNNNNNNNNNNNNNNNNNNNNNNNNNNNNNNNNNNNNNNNNNNNNNNNNNNNNNNNNNNNNNNNNNNNNNNNNNNNNNNNNNNNNNNNNNNNNNNNNNNNNNNNNNNNNNNNNNNNNNNNNNNNNNNNNNNNNNNNNNNNNNNNNNNNNNNNNNNNNNNNNNNNNNNNNNNNNNNNNNNNNNNNNNNNNNNNNNNNNNNNNNNNNNNNNNNNNNNNNNNNNNNNNNNNNNNNNNNNNNNNNNNNNNNNNNNNNNNNNNNNNNNNNNNNNNNNNNNNNNNNNNNNNNNNNNNNNNNNNNNNNNNNNNNNNNNNNNNNNNNNNNNNNNNNNNNNNNNNNNNNNNNNNNNNNNNNNNNNNNNNNNNNNNNNNNNNNNNNNNNNNNNNNNNNNNNNNNNNNNNNNNNNNNNNNNNNNNNNNNNNNNNNNNNNNNNNNNNNNNNNNNNNNNNNNNNNNNNNNNNNNNNNNNNNNNNNNNNNNNNNNNNNNNNNNNNNNNNNNNNNNNNNNNNNNNNNNNNNNNNNNNNNNNNNNNNNNNNNNNNNNNNNNNNNNNNNNNNNNNNNNNNNNNNNNNNNNNNNNNNNNNNNNNNNNNNNNNNNNNNNNNNNNNNNNNNNNNNNNNNNNNNNNNNNNNNNNNNNNNNNNNNNNNNNNNNNNNNNNNNNNNNNNNNNNNNNNNNNNNNNNNNNNNNNNNNNNNNNNNNNNNNNNNNNNNNNNNNNNNNNNNNNNNNNNNNNNNNNNNNNNNNNNNNNNNNNNNNNNNNNNNNNNNNNNNNNNNNNNNNNNNNNNNNNNNNNNNNNNNNNNNNNNNNNNNNNNNNNNNNNNNNNNNNNNNNNNNNNNNNNNNNNNNNNNNNNNNNNNNNNNNNNNNNNNNNNNNNNNNNNNNNNNNNNNNNNNNNNNNNNNNNNNNNNNNNNNNNNNNNNNNNNNNNNNNNNNNNNNNNNNNNNNNNNNNNNNNNNNNNNNNNNNNNNNNNNNNNNNNNNNNNNNNNNNNNNNNNNNNNNNNNNNNNNNNNNNNNNNNNNNNNNNNNNNNNNNNNNNNNNNNNNNNNNNNNNNNNNNNNNNNNNNNNNNNNNNNNNNNNNNNNNNNNNNNNNNNNNNNNNNNNNNNNNNNNNNNNNNNNNNNNNNNNNNNNNNNNNNNNNNNNNNNNNNNNNNNNNNNNNNNNNNNNNNNNNNNNNNNNNNNNNNNNNNNNNNNNNNNNNNNNNNNNNNNNNNNNNNNNNNNNNNNNNNNNNNNNNNNNNNNNNNNNNNNNNNNNNNNNNNNNNNNNNNNNNNNNNNNNNNNNNNNNNNNNNNNNNNNNNNNNNNNNNNNNNNNNNNNNNNNNNNNNNNNNNNNNNNNNNNNNNNNNNNNNNNNNNNNNNNNNNNNNNNNNNNNNNNNNNNNNNNNNNNNNNNNNNNNNNNNNNNNNNNNNNNNNNNNNNNNNNNNNNNNNNNNNNNNNNNNNNNNNNNNNNNNNNNNNNNNNNNNNNNNNNNNNNNNNNNNNNNNNNNNNNNNNNNNNNNNNNNNNNNNNNNNNNNNNNNNNNNNNNNNNNNNNNNNNNNNNNNNNNNNNNNNNNNNNNNNNNNNNNNNNNNNNNNNNNNNNNNNNNNNNNNNNNNNNNNNNNNNNNNNNNNNNNNNNNNNNNNNNNNNNNNNNNNNNNNNNNNNNNNNNNNNNNNNNNNNNNNNNNNNNNNNNNNNNNNNNNNNNNNNNNNNNNNNNNNNNNNNNNNNNNNNNNNNNNNNNNNNNNNNNNNNNNNNNNNNNNNNNNNNNNNNNNNNNNNNNNNNNNNNNNNNNNNNNNNNNNNNNNNNNNNNNNNNNNNNNNNNNNNNNNNNNNNNNNNNNNNNNNNNNNNNNNNNNNNNNNNNNNNNNNNNNNNNNNNNNNNNNNNNNNNNNNNNNNNNNNNNNNNNNNNNNNNNNNNNNNNNNNNNNNNNNNNNNNNNNNNNNNNNNNNNNNNNNNNNNNNNNNNNNNNNNNNNNNNNNNNNNNNNNNNNNNNNNNNNNNNNNNNNNNNNNNNNNNNNNNNNNNNNNNNNNNNNNNNNNNNNNNNNNNNNNNNNNNNNNNNNNNNNNNNNNNNNNNNNNNNNNNNNNNNNNNNNNNNNNNNNNNNNNNNNNNNNNNNNNNNNNNNNNNNNNNNNNNNNNNNNNNNNNNNNNNNNNNNNNNNNNNNNNNNNNNNNNNNNNNNNNNNNNNNNNNNNNNNNNNNNNNNNNNNNNNNNNNNNNNNNNNNNNNNNNNNNNNNNNNNNNNNNNNNNNNNNNNNNNNNNNNNNNNNNNNNNNNNNNNNNNNNNNNNNNNNNNNNNNNNNNNNNNNNNNNNNNNNNNNNNNNNNNNNNNNNNNNNNNNNNNNNNNNNNNNNNNNNNNNNNNNNNNNNNNNNNNNNNNNNNNNNNNNNNNNNNNNNNNNNNNNNNNNNNNNNNNNNNNNNNNNNNNNNNNNNNNNNNNNNNNNNNNNNNNNNNNNNNNNNNNNNNNNNNNNNNNNNNNNNNNNNNNNNNNNNNNNNNNNNNNNNNNNNNNNNNNNNNNNNNNN encodes the following:
- the LOC103460896 gene encoding Fc receptor-like protein 5, which encodes MEGTSHCLXFLIFLLSCSADPVSPAALTVSPSRSQFFEGESMTLTCEDGNISDGWTVRRNTDRETRTQCGDGFGRSIASTCSISYLYPSDSGVYWCESTSGSSPSSSSSIQLSVSVILQSPVLPVMEGDDVTLSCRAKSPAHNLPAAFYKDKVXIGHGASGNFTLKTVKRSDEGFYKCSISDQGESPSSWISVEVVSDSGSQMGNRCGFAADSGFTAETIFSEKI